The DNA region CCAACAGATCTGGCGAGACGCACTCCAAGTCCCGCAGGGCTCTCTCTACCCCGCGCTTCATCGTCTGGGATATAAAAAGTTGCTCAGCTCTCGCTGGAAGCCCTTCGAGATCGGTAGGGAAGCCAAGTTCTACGAGCTCACTTCCAAGGCCCGAATCCACCTCAAAGCTGAAACCGAGGGTCTGGATGCGCCTGACTGATGTAGTGAGCCTCATTCTCAAAGGAATGCTGGAGGGAATTTGATGGGCTGGTTACGGAGGACCTTCTCCGCGAACGATTGGAAGCCGATCTGGAGAAGGAGCTGCGCTTCCACTTCGAATCTCAGGTCGCCGACAAGATTCGCTCCGACATCCCGAAGACTGAAGCCCGTCGGCTCACACGGATCGAGTTTGGCGGGATCGAGCAGATTAAGGAAGACGCGAGCGTGGAACTATGTGGTTCGAGTCGTTTCTGCAGGATGTCCGTTACGGCTTTCGTCAGCTTCGAAAGGTACCGAGTTTTACGCTCACTACAGTGCTGGCACTCGCGTTGGGATTGGTGCGAACGCGGCCATCTTAACCCTTGTAAACGCAGTACTGCTGAGGAGCTTCTCGGTGGTCGACCAGAAGGCGCTGGTGCGAGTGGGCGACCGGGCTGACTGTTGTCAGAACTCCGGACCGAGCCTGAAGGGAGACTCCAGCATGTTTTCGACCGACACCTATCAGCAGATGAAGAAGAATACGCCGGAGTTGATCCAGATGCATCGCTAGCGAAAAGCCAGTTTTTGTTGTCCGACCACGATTTCAACTTGTGAGAACAGTCAGTTTGGAGTGACCGGCGCCGATGTGCCGACCGTGGGTTAGGCTACGATTTTTAGGTTTGGATGTCCATGGCGAGACGATCGCTGTAGCGGTTGCTGAACCCGACGGCGAAGTGCGAAGTTTGGGAACGATTCCGAACCGCGCCGAGTCGATCCGCAAGCTGATTAATAAGCTTGGTTCGGCGGCGAAGTTGAGAGCCTGTTATGAGGCCGGACCAACGGGCTACGTCGTGTACTGGCAGTTGGCGGAGCTGGACATTCAGTGCGAGGTTGTGGCGCCCACGTTGGTACCGGTTAAGGCGGGGGATCGAGTCAAGACGGATCGGCGGGATGCTGAAAAGCTGGCACGTTGCTATCGATCCGGGGATCTAACGGCGGTATGGGTTCCGGATGAAGGTTCCGATGCCCTATGCGACAGGCTCGACCGGACTCGTGATAACAGTCAGAGGCAGCTCCCGACGGATCATGATTATGCGGTTCCGACCCGCAAATATCAGACTGATCAATCGTCGCCCAAAACTGCTCCAACTGCTCGCTCTGTCTTCGGGAAAAGAAGCGCAAACCACCGAAACAAACTCACAGATCTCGCCCAGTTGACACGGTCACTCATATCAGGCCAATGCACTTATTGACCGCGATTTGGTCGGAGTTCACCAGATAGGCAATGATGAAAAGCGCTTTTGATCACTTGTTTGAATGGAGAAGTCGCTGGTAAGGAGCCCTTGGTGTACAAGGGCTGCACCCAGCAATCAATGGCCCCGGACCCCTGCCGGTGGCTGGATGTCGTCGAAACGGCTCGAGACAATCTGGTCGTTGGCCAAGTTTGATGCGAGCCGAACTGAGCCAGCACTCTGTGTGCCAAATAATTAGCAAAGAGTGCGCCGCTTGATTAGAAAAACAACAGGTGGCCGTGCGCTTTCGGCCAGATATTCCGAGTATTCGGGAGCGGGACAATTGCCATTAGCCTCCCAATTGCAGTGCCCCTTGCAAGATGAATGTTCATTCATGTAGAACTTCGCTTTACTAAACGCGCCAGCGCCTTAGCTTGTGAGCTGCGCGGCGCGGCTGAGCGACAAGGGGGCAAATCCATGTCCACTCGCAAAAAGCGGCATCTTTCTATGATCTGTCTTGGCGCAATACTCACCCTAGTGTGTATCCGGACCGCCAGCCTACAGGCACAGAGCATCTCCACCGCACAACTGAGTGGCACGGTGCGCGACCAGACCGGCGCCGTAATTCCAAAGGCAGCCGTAACTGCGACGGATGAGTCCAAGGGCTTCTCCCGCTCCACCGCAAGCGACGATCAAGGCGATTACCAACTTCTCCTTCTGCCCCCCGGCACCTATACCGTCACGGCCACCGCTCCGGGCTTCAACACCTTTGTCAGCAAGAACGTCGTTCTTACTACGGGTGAAGAGGCCCAGCTGTCCCTTTCCCTCACGGTTGGCAGTACCGA from Edaphobacter paludis includes:
- a CDS encoding permease prefix domain 1-containing protein, which encodes MEADLEKELRFHFESQVADKIRSDIPKTEARRLTRIEFGGIEQIKEDASVELCGSSRFCRMSVTAFVSFERYRVLRSLQCWHSRWDWCERGHLNPCKRSTAEELLGGRPEGAGASGRPG
- a CDS encoding transposase — encoded protein: MCRPWVRLRFLGLDVHGETIAVAVAEPDGEVRSLGTIPNRAESIRKLINKLGSAAKLRACYEAGPTGYVVYWQLAELDIQCEVVAPTLVPVKAGDRVKTDRRDAEKLARCYRSGDLTAVWVPDEGSDALCDRLDRTRDNSQRQLPTDHDYAVPTRKYQTDQSSPKTAPTARSVFGKRSANHRNKLTDLAQLTRSLISGQCTY
- a CDS encoding helix-turn-helix transcriptional regulator, with protein sequence MQKTNDSFDLPQGTLDLLIMRASPLGPIHGYAIAQRIQQIWRDALQVPQGSLYPALHRLGYKKLLSSRWKPFEIGREAKFYELTSKARIHLKAETEGLDAPD